From a region of the Arachis ipaensis cultivar K30076 chromosome B09, Araip1.1, whole genome shotgun sequence genome:
- the LOC107614807 gene encoding uncharacterized protein LOC107614807: MGQDDWEAASNGRISPLLVGRNNIELSHLQFADDIILFCPTEEETIRNYKRLLRCFELMSGLNINFEKSSFIPVNSDQRWARKMCQLLGCKEASLPVRYLGISLGANPRLVKTWKPVIDKVEERLSLWKAKSLNKAGKLVLIKYVLNSLPVYYLSLYKLPKTVAKKLISLQRRFLWSTEDGRHGVSLVKWEVVMAPKKAGGLGVGDAVIRNAALFFKWW, encoded by the exons ATGGGGCAG GATGATTGGGAGGCAGCGAGTAATGGACGTATCTCTCCGCTTTTGGTTGGACGGAATAACATCGAGTTGTCACACTTACAATTTGCAGATGATATTATCCTCTTCTGTCCTACGGAGGAAGAGACTATCAGGAACTACAAGCGGTTGTTGCGTTGCTTTGAGCTGATGTCTGGGttaaatattaattttgagaagtccAGCTTCATTCCGGTTAATAGTGATCAGCGTTGGGCGCGTAAGATGTGTCAGTTGCTGGGGTGTAAGGAGGCATCCTTACCAGTACGTTATCTAGGTATCTCATTGGGAGCAAATCCGAGGCTGGTGAAGACATGGAAACCAGTGATTGACAAGGTGGAAGAAAGGCTAAGTCTGTGGAAAGCTAAGTCGCTCAACAAAGCGGGTAAGCTGGTCCTTATTAAATATGTTCTGAATAGCCTGCCTGTTTACTATCTCAGCTTATACAAGTTGCCAAAGACAGTAGCGAAAAAGTTGATCTCTCTCCAAAGACGTTTCTTGTGGAGTACAGAGGATGGGAGGCATGGGGTGTCACTAGTAAAATGGGAGGTAGTGATGGCTCCAAAAAAGGCAGGTGGGTTGGGAGTTGGTGATGCAGTGATTCGAAATGCAGCTTTGTTTTTTAAGTGGTGGTAG